The following is a genomic window from Prunus persica cultivar Lovell chromosome G7, Prunus_persica_NCBIv2, whole genome shotgun sequence.
AAATGTAACATATTGGTATAGAGGTTGCATTACTTTTGCTTGTGTGTTTCCTAAACTTCAATAACATCAAATCATTTGATTCAGCCAACTTGCATAAATTGGCCCTAGCATTCTGTCTAGTCCTTGTGTAGGGCTCCATAAATTACCCCTTCATGCCAATCTTGCATATTTTCTGGTCATTCACGATTAAATCCACATGGCTGGAGCCATGGAGACTTGACAGTCACAATACGATGCCTGAACAATTATGAAAATGGACAAGGCATGTGGGCTTATGATATTCCCAACATTTTTTCTGATTGATTTGAGTTATTGAAGAGATCATCAtcagtattttaaaaaaaaaattatatattatccTTCCAAAACCTTTATGTGCTGTGTGGTCCCTACATCACCATCCCTTTGTGTTTTATTCACATAATAATCTCGTGCAAAATttgatccaaaaataaataaataaagggttcatgtaaacaaacaaagagGAAGATGAATGCCTGCAAAGATTTTGGGAGGATCTAAGAGTAGGGATTTTTCAAAACTGATGTTGATCTCCACTAATTTAACCCAAGTGATTCCACTGTAGACACTAATTAAACAACATAATGATATTATTAAGATTGGAAAAAATGATTAAGAAATATCAAACCACTTACTTGGACTATAAATTACCTGCAGGTCAGTCAACTTTTCATCACTACAGCCACAAATCACATATTAATGGAGGATTTCTCTTGGGCTGTTTTAACCCTGGCATGCCTGGCTGCTCTAGCCCTCGtctcaaaaaatttcttcccCCAACTCCACAAACTGAAATATCCACCAGGTCCTAAACCATGGCCTATAATTGGCAACCTCAACCTCATTGGTCCTCTGCCTCATCAATCCTTTCACAAGTTGTCCCAAACTTATGGACCAATAATGCAGCTCAATTTTGGCTCCTTCCCAGTTGTAATTGCCTCATCTCCAGAAATGGCAAAACTGTTTTTAAAGATACATGATCACGTATTTGCCTCTAGACCCCAAACTGCAGCAGGCAAGTACCTCACTTATGACCACCTCAATGTCACTTGGGCACCTTATGGTCCATATTGGCGTCAAGGCCGGAAAATCTTCCTCTCCGAGCTATTTAGCTCAAGAAGACTGGAGTCTTTCGAGTACATTCGGGTTGAGGAAAGTCACGCTTTTGTGTCGCGACTCTATGCCTTGTCAGGAAAGCAAATCATGCTTAAAGAGCATCTGTCACGCCTAACTCTTAGTATTATGAGCAGAATTGTGTTTGGTAAGGAGTATTTTGGCGTGTCCAAATTTGAGAGTTCGGTAATGTCACTCAAAGAATTCCAGGACACATTGGATGAGTTGTTCTTGCTTAGCGGGGTATTCAACATAGGGGATTGGATACCATGGCTTAATTTTTTAGACTTACAAGGGTATGTAAAGCGAATGAAGGCCTTAACGAAAAAATTGGACCGGTTTTATGAGTTTGTGCTCGATGAACACAAGACAAAGAAGGAAGGAGTGGAGGAATTTGTGTCAGAAGACATGGTGGATTTACTGTTGCGGCTGGTTGATGACCCTAATGATCTTGAAGTTAAGCTCACTTACGACAGTGTCAAGGCAATCACTCAGGTAGCttcttaaattatttcttatttaatttccGAACATTAGGGTAATGCTCTTTGGGCAAACATAAGCATTATAACATTTGCACCCTTAGATATATGAGAACTTCTGTAAAAAGACACAACTTAATGATATAAACATAAATGATTCACTTTGTTCATTCAAATTAAAACCAGGACTCAGTAGCAGGAGGCACTGATACTTCTGCAACCACTTTGGAGTGGGCAATGTCTGAACTCATAAAACAACCAAACCTCATCAAAAAAGCAACACAGGAGCTTGACAGAGTgattgggagagagagatgggtagAAGAGAAAGACCTCGAAAACCTTCCTTATATAGATGCAATTATGAAAGAGACCATGAGGAAGCACCCTGTAGTGGCAATGCTACCACCACATCTAGCTCTTGAAGATTGCAATGTGGCAGGCTATGATATTTGCAAAGGAACTTTAGTGTTTGTGAACACATGGAGCATGGGGAGAGACCCCACGCTGTGGGATGCACCAGATGAGTTTAGGCCTGAGAGGTTCATAGGGAAGGCAATTGATGTGAAGGGACAGAGTTTTGAGTTCTTGCCATTTGGCTCAGGAAGGAGGATGTGCCCTGGTTATAGTCTTGGACTGAAAGTGATAAGGTCTTGCTTGGCCAACATGTTACATGGGTTCAATTGGAAATTGTCTGAGAATgtgaaaaaagaagatttgAGCATGGAGGAAGTTTATGGATTGTTAACACCTCGGAAGTTCCCACTTGTTGCCGTAGTTGAACCTCGGCTACCAATCTATCTTTACTAGTGATATTGAATCTGAGTGTCCGGATATGTATTATGAACCttctctataaaaataaaactgtgTATGAACGTTTGTGATGGTAACTTCCACTGCTTTGTTGATTACACTGTCTCTGCACTCTGCATTATGCCTCGTCTCCTAGAATGAGTTAGATTAATCTCATCTGGGAATATGAACTATATGTTCCATGTTACATTTGTTTACGAAGCTCAAATCTTAAAGCTTACGAAGCTCACAAGTAATGCAACCTCTGTTCCATGTTacatttgtttttcccttaaatTTCTTTATATCTCAGTCCCTTAttgataaaaaagaattacaaTCTTATTGAGAAGGCCTAGTTCtattctttttgttaaaactAAGCCTCCCTACTTGatggaacaaaaaagaaacttaaagCTGGCACATTATTAAGTTCAAATATAATTAGTAAAGACGAATTGGCAGCCGAGGTTCTGTGACTACAACAAGTGGGAACTTCCGATGTGTGAGCAATCCATAAGATTCCTCCATGCCCAAATCTTCTGTTTTCACATGTCCAGACAGTTTCCAGGTGAACCCATGTAACATGTTAGCCAAACAAGACCTTACCATTTTCAGTGCATGACCATAACCAGGGCACATCCTCCTTCCTGAACCAAATGGAAGCAGTTCAAAACTCTGTCCCTTCACATCAATTGCATTATTCCCTAAGAACCTCTCAGGCCTAAACTCATCTGGTGCATCCCACAGCAGCGTGGGATCTCTCCCCATGCTCCATATGTTCACAAGCACTAGAGTTCCTTTACAAACATCATAACCTGCCACATTGCAATCCTCAAGAGCTAAATGTGGTAGCAATACAATTACAGGGTGCTTCCTCATTGCCTCTTTCATAATAGCATCCATATAAGGAAGGTTTTCGAGGTCTTCCTCTTCtacccatctctctcttccaatCACTCTATCAAGCTCTTCGGTGGCCTTTTTGATGAGGTTTGGTTGTTTTATGAGTTCAGACATTGCCCATTCCAAAGTGGTAGCAGAGGTATCAGAGCCTCCAATTACCAAGTCCTGAGTGAATGCCTTGACAGTGTCATAGGTGAGCTTAACTTCAAGATCGATCGTTAGGATCATCAACTAGCTGCAATAGTAAATCCACCATGTCCTTTGCCACAAACTCCTCCACTCCTTCCTTCCTGGCCTTGTGTTCATTGAGCACGAACTCATAAAACCGGTCCAACTTTTTCTGTAAGGCCTTCATTCGCTTTACATAACCTTGCAAGTCAAAAACATCTAGCCACGGTATCCAATCCCCTATATTGGCTACCCCAGCAAGCAAGTACAACTCATCTGTCATGTCCTGAGATTCTTTGAGTGATATTATGGAACTCTTGGATGTGGTCAAGCTAAAATGGTCCTTACCCAACACAATTCTGCACAGAACGCTAAGAGTTAGGCTTGACAGATG
Proteins encoded in this region:
- the LOC18770027 gene encoding flavonoid 3'-monooxygenase, translated to MEDFSWAVLTLACLAALALVSKNFFPQLHKLKYPPGPKPWPIIGNLNLIGPLPHQSFHKLSQTYGPIMQLNFGSFPVVIASSPEMAKLFLKIHDHVFASRPQTAAGKYLTYDHLNVTWAPYGPYWRQGRKIFLSELFSSRRLESFEYIRVEESHAFVSRLYALSGKQIMLKEHLSRLTLSIMSRIVFGKEYFGVSKFESSVMSLKEFQDTLDELFLLSGVFNIGDWIPWLNFLDLQGYVKRMKALTKKLDRFYEFVLDEHKTKKEGVEEFVSEDMVDLLLRLVDDPNDLEVKLTYDSVKAITQDSVAGGTDTSATTLEWAMSELIKQPNLIKKATQELDRVIGRERWVEEKDLENLPYIDAIMKETMRKHPVVAMLPPHLALEDCNVAGYDICKGTLVFVNTWSMGRDPTLWDAPDEFRPERFIGKAIDVKGQSFEFLPFGSGRRMCPGYSLGLKVIRSCLANMLHGFNWKLSENVKKEDLSMEEVYGLLTPRKFPLVAVVEPRLPIYLY